The following coding sequences are from one Rattus rattus isolate New Zealand chromosome 11, Rrattus_CSIRO_v1, whole genome shotgun sequence window:
- the Prdm8 gene encoding PR domain zinc finger protein 8 isoform X1, whose amino-acid sequence MEDSGIQRGIWEGDAKAVQQCLTDIFTSVYTTCDIPENAIFGPCVLSHTSLYDSIAFVALKSTDKRTVPYIFRVDTSAANGSSEGLMWLRLVQSARDKEEQNLEAYIKNGQLFYRSLRRIAKDEELLVWYGKELTELLLLCPSRSHKMNAGSSPYTCLECSQRFQFEFPYVAHLRFRCPKRLHSTDANPQSEQGGGVGTKDQGGGGGKEQQQQQQQQQQQQQETPLIPGPKFCKAGPIHHYPASSPEASNPPGAAGAGSAKPSTDFHNLARELENARGGSSCSAAPGVGGGGSGHQEAELSPDGVAAGGCKGKRRFLEEVAAEGGGAGLAGGRARFSERPLATSKEELVCTPQQYRTAGSYFGLEENGRLFGPPSPETGEAKRSAFVEVKKAARTAGLQEEATATDGAGGTAEDPDVGSGVAGGGNGSSTPVAGSPGAAEKLLAPRPGGALPGRLEGGSPARSSAFTSVSQLGGGGGAGTAGTAGSSGGGQAAASDERKSAFSQPARSFSQLSPLVLGQKLGALEPCHPGDGVGPTRLYPAAADPLAVKLQGAADLNGACGPLASGGGGGLPKQSPFLYATAFWPKSSAAAAAAAAAAAGPLQLQLPSALTLLPPSFTSLCLPAQNWCAKCNASFRMTSDLVYHMRSHHKKEYAMEPLVKRRREEKLKCPICNESFRERHHLSRHMTSHN is encoded by the exons ATGGAGGATTCAGGCATCCAGAGAGGCATCTGGGAAGGAGATGCCAAGGCTGTCCAACAATGTCTGACAGACATTTTTACCAGTGTGTATACAACCTGTGACATCCCAGAGAATGCCATATTCGGTCCCTGTGTTCTGAGCCACACCTCCCTGTATGACAGCATAGCCTTCGTAGCCCTCAAGTCCACGGACAAGAGAACCGTACCTTACATCTTCCGG GTAGACACTTCGGCGGCAAACGGTTCCTCTGAAGGTCTCATGTGGCTGCGGCTGGTCCAATCAGCCCGAGATAAGGAAGAGCAGAATCTCGAAGCTTATATAAAAAACGGACAGCTGTTCTACCGCTCTCTCCGCAGGATTGCCAAAGATGAAGAGTTGTTAGTTTGGTATGGGAAAGAACTGACTGAGTTGCTCTTGCTCTGCCCGTCTAGATCTCACAAAATGAACG CAGGGTCATCTCCTTACACATGCCTGGAATGCAGCCAACGTTTCCAGTTTGAGTTCCCCTACGTGGCACATCTGCGATTCCGCTGCCCCAAGAGACTTCACAGCACTGATGCGAATCCCCAAAGCGAGCAAGGGGGCGGCGTGGGCACCAAGGACCAAGGCGGCGGTGGTGgtaaagagcagcagcagcagcaacagcagcagcaacagcagcaacaggagaCGCCATTGATCCCGGGCCCCAAGTTCTGCAAAGCCGGCCCCATACACCACTACCCCGCGTCGTCCCCGGAGGCGAGCAACCCGCCGGGTGCCGCGGGTGCCGGTAGCGCCAAGCCGTCCACGGACTTCCACAACCTGGCTCGGGAACTTGAAAACGCCCGGGGAGGCAGCAGCTGCTCGGCGGCCCCGGGCGTCGGCGGTGGCGGCAGCGGCCACCAGGAGGCGGAGCTGAGTCCCGATGGCGTCGCTGCGGGCGGCTGCAAGGGCAAGAGGCGGTTCCTGGAGGAGGTGGCGGCGGAGGGCGGCGGCGCGGGGCTGGCGGGCGGCCGTGCGCGCTTCTCCGAGCGGCCGCTGGCGACCTCCAAGGAGGAGCTGGTGTGCACGCCGCAGCAGTACCGCACCGCGGGCAGCTACTTCGGCCTGGAGGAGAACGGCCGGCTCTTCGGGCCGCCCAGCCCCGAGACCGGCGAGGCAAAGCGCAGCGCCTTCGTGGAGGTGAAGAAGGCGGCCCGCACTGCGGGCTTGCAGGAGGAGGCGACGGCGACAGACGGCGCAGGGGGCACGGCCGAGGACCCGGACGTGGGAAGCGGTGTCGCCGGTGGCGGCAACGGCTCGTCCACTCCCGTGGCAGGGTCGCCCGGGGCTGCCGAGAAACTGCTGGCCCCGCGTCCTGGAGGCGCGCTGCCCGGCCGGCTAGAGGGCGGGAGCCCGGCGCGCAGCAGCGCATTCACCTCGGTGTCGCAGCTGGGCGGCGGTGGCGGCGCGGGGACCGCGGGGACCGCGGGGAGTTCCGGGGGCGGCCAAGCGGCCGCATCGGACGAGCGTAAGAGCGCCTTCTCGCAGCCCGCGCGCTCCTTCTCGCAGCTGTCCCCGTTGGTCCTGGGCCAGAAGCTGGGCGCGCTGGAACCCTGTCACCCGGGAGACGGCGTGGGTCCCACCAGACTCTACCCCGCCGCCGCTGATCCGCTGGCTGTGAAGCTGCAGGGGGCCGCGGACCTGAACGGAGCCTGCGGGCCCCTGgcgagcggcggcggcggcggcttgCCCAAGCAGAGCCCCTTCCTCTACGCCACCGCCTTCTGGCCCAAGAGTTCGGCCGCCGctgcagcagcagcggcggcggccgCGGGGCCCCTGCAGCTGCAACTGCCCTCGGCGCTCACCCTGCTGCCGCCCTCCTTCACCTCGCTGTGTCTGCCGGCGCAGAACTGGTGCGCCAAGTGCAACGCCTCCTTCCGCATGACATCCGACCTAGTGTACCACATGCGGTCTCACCACAAAAAGGAGTATGCCATGGAGCCCCTGGTGAAGCGGCGGCGGGAGGAGAAACTCAAGTGCCCCATTTGCAACGAGTCCTTCAGGGAGCGTCACCACCTGTCCAGGCACATGACCTCGCATAATTGA
- the Prdm8 gene encoding PR domain zinc finger protein 8 isoform X2, protein MEDSGIQRGIWEGDAKAVQQCLTDIFTSVYTTCDIPENAIFGPCVLSHTSLYDSIAFVALKSTDKRTVPYIFRVDTSAANGSSEGLMWLRLVQSARDKEEQNLEAYIKNGQLFYRSLRRIAKDEELLVWYGKELTELLLLCPSRSHKMNGSSPYTCLECSQRFQFEFPYVAHLRFRCPKRLHSTDANPQSEQGGGVGTKDQGGGGGKEQQQQQQQQQQQQQETPLIPGPKFCKAGPIHHYPASSPEASNPPGAAGAGSAKPSTDFHNLARELENARGGSSCSAAPGVGGGGSGHQEAELSPDGVAAGGCKGKRRFLEEVAAEGGGAGLAGGRARFSERPLATSKEELVCTPQQYRTAGSYFGLEENGRLFGPPSPETGEAKRSAFVEVKKAARTAGLQEEATATDGAGGTAEDPDVGSGVAGGGNGSSTPVAGSPGAAEKLLAPRPGGALPGRLEGGSPARSSAFTSVSQLGGGGGAGTAGTAGSSGGGQAAASDERKSAFSQPARSFSQLSPLVLGQKLGALEPCHPGDGVGPTRLYPAAADPLAVKLQGAADLNGACGPLASGGGGGLPKQSPFLYATAFWPKSSAAAAAAAAAAAGPLQLQLPSALTLLPPSFTSLCLPAQNWCAKCNASFRMTSDLVYHMRSHHKKEYAMEPLVKRRREEKLKCPICNESFRERHHLSRHMTSHN, encoded by the exons ATGGAGGATTCAGGCATCCAGAGAGGCATCTGGGAAGGAGATGCCAAGGCTGTCCAACAATGTCTGACAGACATTTTTACCAGTGTGTATACAACCTGTGACATCCCAGAGAATGCCATATTCGGTCCCTGTGTTCTGAGCCACACCTCCCTGTATGACAGCATAGCCTTCGTAGCCCTCAAGTCCACGGACAAGAGAACCGTACCTTACATCTTCCGG GTAGACACTTCGGCGGCAAACGGTTCCTCTGAAGGTCTCATGTGGCTGCGGCTGGTCCAATCAGCCCGAGATAAGGAAGAGCAGAATCTCGAAGCTTATATAAAAAACGGACAGCTGTTCTACCGCTCTCTCCGCAGGATTGCCAAAGATGAAGAGTTGTTAGTTTGGTATGGGAAAGAACTGACTGAGTTGCTCTTGCTCTGCCCGTCTAGATCTCACAAAATGAACG GGTCATCTCCTTACACATGCCTGGAATGCAGCCAACGTTTCCAGTTTGAGTTCCCCTACGTGGCACATCTGCGATTCCGCTGCCCCAAGAGACTTCACAGCACTGATGCGAATCCCCAAAGCGAGCAAGGGGGCGGCGTGGGCACCAAGGACCAAGGCGGCGGTGGTGgtaaagagcagcagcagcagcaacagcagcagcaacagcagcaacaggagaCGCCATTGATCCCGGGCCCCAAGTTCTGCAAAGCCGGCCCCATACACCACTACCCCGCGTCGTCCCCGGAGGCGAGCAACCCGCCGGGTGCCGCGGGTGCCGGTAGCGCCAAGCCGTCCACGGACTTCCACAACCTGGCTCGGGAACTTGAAAACGCCCGGGGAGGCAGCAGCTGCTCGGCGGCCCCGGGCGTCGGCGGTGGCGGCAGCGGCCACCAGGAGGCGGAGCTGAGTCCCGATGGCGTCGCTGCGGGCGGCTGCAAGGGCAAGAGGCGGTTCCTGGAGGAGGTGGCGGCGGAGGGCGGCGGCGCGGGGCTGGCGGGCGGCCGTGCGCGCTTCTCCGAGCGGCCGCTGGCGACCTCCAAGGAGGAGCTGGTGTGCACGCCGCAGCAGTACCGCACCGCGGGCAGCTACTTCGGCCTGGAGGAGAACGGCCGGCTCTTCGGGCCGCCCAGCCCCGAGACCGGCGAGGCAAAGCGCAGCGCCTTCGTGGAGGTGAAGAAGGCGGCCCGCACTGCGGGCTTGCAGGAGGAGGCGACGGCGACAGACGGCGCAGGGGGCACGGCCGAGGACCCGGACGTGGGAAGCGGTGTCGCCGGTGGCGGCAACGGCTCGTCCACTCCCGTGGCAGGGTCGCCCGGGGCTGCCGAGAAACTGCTGGCCCCGCGTCCTGGAGGCGCGCTGCCCGGCCGGCTAGAGGGCGGGAGCCCGGCGCGCAGCAGCGCATTCACCTCGGTGTCGCAGCTGGGCGGCGGTGGCGGCGCGGGGACCGCGGGGACCGCGGGGAGTTCCGGGGGCGGCCAAGCGGCCGCATCGGACGAGCGTAAGAGCGCCTTCTCGCAGCCCGCGCGCTCCTTCTCGCAGCTGTCCCCGTTGGTCCTGGGCCAGAAGCTGGGCGCGCTGGAACCCTGTCACCCGGGAGACGGCGTGGGTCCCACCAGACTCTACCCCGCCGCCGCTGATCCGCTGGCTGTGAAGCTGCAGGGGGCCGCGGACCTGAACGGAGCCTGCGGGCCCCTGgcgagcggcggcggcggcggcttgCCCAAGCAGAGCCCCTTCCTCTACGCCACCGCCTTCTGGCCCAAGAGTTCGGCCGCCGctgcagcagcagcggcggcggccgCGGGGCCCCTGCAGCTGCAACTGCCCTCGGCGCTCACCCTGCTGCCGCCCTCCTTCACCTCGCTGTGTCTGCCGGCGCAGAACTGGTGCGCCAAGTGCAACGCCTCCTTCCGCATGACATCCGACCTAGTGTACCACATGCGGTCTCACCACAAAAAGGAGTATGCCATGGAGCCCCTGGTGAAGCGGCGGCGGGAGGAGAAACTCAAGTGCCCCATTTGCAACGAGTCCTTCAGGGAGCGTCACCACCTGTCCAGGCACATGACCTCGCATAATTGA